A portion of the Streptomyces sp. NBC_00376 genome contains these proteins:
- a CDS encoding ATP-binding protein, whose product MNAEITLAGAEFVQRFSSTRRGARLARRLVVHQLDAWGVPYGSEFSGDVALIVSELAANAVQHGLVPGRDFELRLVALADTLRIEVSDARGERGPEVRASGPGAESGFGLHLVGALATSWGVKDRVVGKTVWAELATTR is encoded by the coding sequence ATGAACGCCGAAATCACCCTTGCGGGCGCCGAGTTCGTCCAACGTTTCAGCTCCACCCGACGGGGCGCCCGGCTCGCCCGCCGGCTTGTTGTTCACCAACTCGACGCGTGGGGCGTCCCGTACGGGAGTGAGTTCTCCGGGGACGTCGCGTTGATCGTGTCCGAACTGGCGGCCAACGCGGTGCAGCACGGGCTGGTGCCGGGGCGGGACTTCGAGCTGAGGCTCGTCGCTCTCGCGGACACGCTCCGTATCGAGGTGTCGGACGCGAGAGGGGAACGCGGGCCGGAGGTCAGGGCCTCCGGACCCGGCGCCGAATCGGGGTTCGGCCTGCACCTGGTCGGGGCGCTGGCGACCTCGTGGGGCGTGAAGGACCGGGTCGTCGGCAAGACGGTCTGGGCCGAGCTGGCCACGACCCGGTGA
- a CDS encoding response regulator, with protein MSETTHEPVIRVLIADDQPLVRRGLALILGPDPAFDVVGEAADGAEAVALAHRLRPDVVVMDIRMPVLDGVAATGRLARELPGCRVLALSTFDLDEHVVAALRAGACGFLPKDTSPEELVAAIHVVHTGEAAVAPRLLTRLIATYVTAPQRPVPPVAVDTGELTPREAEVWRLMATGLGNAEIARDMCVSASTVKNHITAVFGKLGVRDRAQAVIAAYETGLIEASRQGEG; from the coding sequence GTGAGCGAGACGACACACGAGCCGGTCATCAGGGTACTGATCGCGGACGACCAACCACTCGTGCGCCGCGGGTTGGCGTTGATCCTCGGCCCCGACCCGGCCTTCGACGTGGTGGGCGAGGCCGCTGACGGCGCGGAAGCGGTCGCCCTCGCACACCGGCTGCGGCCCGACGTCGTCGTGATGGACATCCGCATGCCGGTGCTCGACGGCGTCGCCGCGACCGGCCGACTCGCACGGGAACTGCCCGGATGCCGCGTACTGGCGCTGAGCACCTTCGACCTGGACGAACACGTGGTGGCCGCGCTGCGCGCGGGCGCCTGCGGATTCCTGCCGAAGGACACCTCGCCCGAGGAACTGGTGGCGGCGATCCACGTGGTCCACACGGGCGAGGCGGCCGTCGCCCCCCGGCTGCTGACCCGGCTGATCGCTACCTACGTCACGGCCCCGCAGCGCCCCGTGCCGCCCGTCGCGGTCGACACGGGCGAGCTCACGCCGCGCGAGGCCGAGGTGTGGCGGCTGATGGCCACGGGCCTCGGCAACGCGGAGATCGCGCGGGACATGTGCGTCAGTGCGTCGACTGTGAAGAACCACATCACGGCCGTCTTCGGGAAACTAGGTGTCCGCGACCGTGCTCAGGCCGTGATCGCGGCGTACGAGACCGGGCTGATCGAGGCGAGCCGACAAGGCGAAGGCTAA
- a CDS encoding sensor histidine kinase — MVTKRPAPGAPGIRTGGEALPWTRNDALVMIGAAAMDLIGFTLSSQAEQGYVPVAGCFLVVLAALPLLVRRRTPILSFAAVLLLGLAPYLTVPMTQHFNSAMVVALYTVIRSRRTAVAAAASLAAVVMSLVATTSWPKPPIVDIVGTVSAAAIVAIAATVMKHWQRDIETKRRLLADHAVAAERRRIARELHDIVAHHITTMQLMSGGARANLARDPEVAREALVTLEGSGRVALREMRQLLDVLRAGDETEKEPTAPQPGVGDLERLIAESCRAGLPASLDVRGEERTLPPSVGLSVFRIVQEALTNARKYAGDARAQVRLTYAPDGVTVEVSDDGPGAGPAGPGAGSGPGYGLVGMRERAVLHGGTLEAGPLDKGGFQVSARLPLQPEEGALR; from the coding sequence ATGGTGACGAAGCGCCCCGCCCCCGGTGCCCCGGGGATCCGGACGGGCGGCGAGGCGCTGCCGTGGACGCGCAACGACGCCCTGGTCATGATCGGTGCGGCGGCCATGGACCTGATCGGCTTCACGCTCAGCAGCCAGGCGGAGCAGGGCTACGTCCCGGTGGCCGGCTGTTTCCTCGTGGTGCTGGCCGCGCTGCCGCTGCTCGTCCGGCGCCGAACGCCGATCCTGTCATTCGCGGCCGTTCTGCTGCTGGGGCTGGCGCCGTACCTGACCGTGCCGATGACCCAGCACTTCAACTCCGCAATGGTCGTCGCGCTCTACACGGTCATACGGTCCCGGCGCACGGCCGTGGCGGCTGCGGCATCGCTGGCGGCCGTGGTGATGTCACTGGTGGCCACGACGTCGTGGCCGAAGCCACCGATCGTAGACATCGTGGGCACCGTCTCCGCCGCGGCGATCGTGGCGATCGCCGCGACCGTGATGAAACACTGGCAGCGGGACATCGAGACCAAACGCCGGCTCCTCGCGGACCACGCGGTGGCGGCGGAACGACGGCGTATCGCCCGGGAGCTGCATGACATCGTGGCGCACCACATCACCACCATGCAGCTGATGTCCGGGGGTGCTCGGGCCAACCTCGCCCGTGACCCGGAGGTGGCCAGGGAGGCGCTGGTCACGCTGGAGGGGTCCGGGCGGGTGGCATTGCGCGAGATGCGGCAGCTGCTGGACGTGCTCCGGGCCGGAGACGAGACGGAGAAAGAGCCGACCGCACCGCAGCCGGGGGTCGGGGACCTGGAGCGGCTCATCGCCGAATCGTGCCGGGCCGGACTCCCCGCCTCGCTCGACGTACGGGGCGAGGAGCGTACGCTGCCGCCGAGCGTGGGCCTGAGCGTGTTCCGAATCGTCCAGGAGGCGCTCACGAACGCCCGCAAGTACGCCGGTGACGCGCGGGCTCAAGTACGGCTGACGTACGCACCGGACGGGGTGACTGTGGAGGTTTCCGACGACGGACCGGGCGCGGGCCCCGCAGGACCGGGCGCCGGTTCGGGGCCCGGCTACGGTCTGGTCGGGATGCGCGAACGGGCCGTGCTGCACGGCGGCACACTGGAGGCCGGACCGCTGGACAAGGGCGGGTTCCAGGTGTCGGCCCGGCTGCCGCTGCAGCCCGAAGAGGGAGCACTGCGGTGA